In one window of Drosophila mauritiana strain mau12 chromosome X, ASM438214v1, whole genome shotgun sequence DNA:
- the LOC117148531 gene encoding AH receptor-interacting protein: protein MQSRSKSDMKPIRKEILNPGNAYIELTPGTRVKFHFQTRRAGDSRIIDDSRKMEKPMELVLGKKFKLEVWELIVQQMSLNEVAKFTVHKSLCAQYPFISKTLRDIGKKPEERRHCCGMTLQNEGIGYTDLDELLQNPAELEFIIELFSIELPEQYEKERWQMSDDEKMLATSTLRERGNNFYKASRFTEAETCYREAVGIVEQLMLKEKPHDEEWQELAAIKTPLLLNYAQCRLIAGDFYAVIEHCNEVLTLDPRNVKALFRRAKAHAGAWNPAQARRDFLDALALDASLKSTVSKELKSIEDQQQARNVQDRIHMQKLF from the exons ATGCAGTCGCGCAGCAAGTCCGATATGAAGCCCATACGAAAGGAGATCCTCAATCCGGGAAACGCCTACATAGAGCTAACCCCGGGCACCAGG GTGAAGTTCCACTTCCAAACGCGGAGGGCCGGCGACAGTCGCATCATCGATGATAGCCGCAAGATGGAGAAGCCCATGGAGCTGGTCCTGGGGAAGAAATTTAAGCTAGAGGTCTGGGAGCTGATTGTGCAGCAGATGTCCCTTAACGAAGTGGCCAAGTTCACGGTGCATAAGTCG CTCTGCGCTCAATATCCTTTTATATCCAAGACCCTGCGGGACATTGGCAAGAAACCGGAGGAGCGACGTCACTGCTGCGGAATGACATTGCAGAACGAGGGCATTGGGTACACCGACCTGGATGAGCTGCTGCAAAATCCTGCCGAGCTGGAGTTCATCATTGAACTGTTCTCCATTGAGCTGCCCGAGCAGTACGAAAAGGAGCGCTGGCAGATGTCCGACGACGAAAAGATGCTGGCCACCAGTACGCTGCGCGAACGGGGCAACAACTTCTATAAGGCCAGTCGGTTCACAGAAGCGGAGACCTGCTATCGCGAGGCCGTCGGCATTGTGGAGCAGCTGATGCTGAAGGAGAAGCCGCACGACGAGGAGTGGCAGGAGCTGGCGGCCATCAAGACACCGCTGTTGTTGAACTACGCGCAATGTCGGTTGATCGCCGGCGACTTCTACGCTGTGATTGAGCACTGCAACGAGGTGCTCACCCTGGATCCGCGCAATGTCAAGGCACTTTTTCGTCGGGCCAAGGCCCATGCGGGTGCCTGGAATCCAGCACAGGCACGTCGCGACTTCCTCGACGCTTTGGCCTTGGACGCCAGCCTTAAGTCGACCGTGTCTAAGGAGCTCAAGTCCATCGAGGATCAGCAGCAGGCCCGTAACGTCCAAGATCGCATTCACATGCAGAAGCTCTTCTAG
- the LOC117148530 gene encoding BLOC-1-related complex subunit 5 yields the protein MGAEHSQQRAEADGHEIFDGRQPPGAGTGSLGDGSSMMLAATAAANKRRGVGHRQQTTGGAGGTVVGPGAGVGPASIVIASKQIIAEAASPGGSELSRPPSPPLSVCSDLPYVSYTDRPIGDSPKIRSKPAHILQQSSASRAAARKSHPSGLTSAVKPKRPQSTASSHNIVIVRPGASDAGEDVDMDLARLRNIPQFLPVLRESITSATNTRDAEILERLNSQHLVNICTRMQTHLNLCASYVASEQNHLVERTKVVSNSITTLFAGFVDMQKTYASYAEQFAKIRSISHQLSRCNSLLHENIASLEAINNFLDDEDRLEPFVWRTDDNKLRGEAEGAIGGNSSRLWRL from the coding sequence ATGGGCGCCGAGCATTCGCAGCAGCGGGCTGAGGCCGATGGCCACGAGATCTTCGACGGACGCCAGCCACCAGGAGCGGGTACTGGATCCCTCGGCGATGGAAGCTCCATGATGCTGGCGGCCACGGCGGCGGCCAACAAACGACGCGGAGTTGGTCATCGCCAGCAGACGACAGGAGGAGCAGGCGGAACAGTGGTGGGCCCGGGAGCTGGAGTGGGCCCAGCTAGCATTGTGATAGCTAGCAAGCAGATCATCGCCGAGGCCGCTTCGCCCGGCGGCTCCGAACTGAGCAGACCGCCTTCGCCGCCGCTTAGCGTCTGCTCCGACCTGCCATATGTGTCCTATACAGATCGGCCGATCGGCGATTCGCCCAAGATACGCAGCAAGCCGGCTCACATCCTGCAGCAGAGCAGCGCCAGCCGTGCGGCGGCCAGGAAGTCACATCCGAGTGGTCTCACCAGCGCCGTGAAACCGAAGCGACCGCAGTCCACGGCCTCCAGTCATAATATAGTGATTGTACGTCCCGGTGCCAGCGATGCTGGCGAGGATGTGGACATGGACTTGGCACGATTGCGCAATATACCGCAGTTTCTGCCCGTGCTCCGTGAGTCCATCACATCGGCGACCAATACACGAGATGCGGAGATTCTTGAGCGGCTAAACTCGCAGCATTTGGTTAACATATGTACCCGCATGCAAACACACCTGAATCTGTGCGCCAGCTATGTGGCCAGCGAACAGAATCACCTCGTGGAACGCACCAAGGTGGTGAGCAACTCGATCACCACCCTCTTTGCCGGATTCGTGGACATGCAGAAGACGTACGCCTCGTACGCCGAGCAATTCGCCAAGATTCGGAGCATATCGCATCAGCTTAGCAGATGCAACTCGCTGCTGCACGAGAACATAGCCAGTCTGGAGGCGATCAATAACTTCCTGGACGACGAGGACCGCCTGGAGCCCTTCGTCTGGCGCACCGACGACAACAAGCTGCGTGGCGAGGCTGAGGGCGCCATCGGAGGCAACAGCAGTCGCCTGTGGCGACTGTAG
- the LOC117148273 gene encoding pyridoxal phosphate phosphatase, whose amino-acid sequence MAKPQHILQLSEEQRSNFVDSFDRVISDIDGVLWTLEHSVPRAADGYAALERMGKQLTFLTNNSVRTSAQCVKLFDKIGMQVRPEQIWHPAQSIVSYLQNIKFNGLIYIIASQSFKTVLREAGFQLLDGPNEFIEESYASLAEHIFGREPVRAVIIDVDFNLTSPKILRAHLYLRHPECMLIQGATDRLLPVAKGVNIIGPGAFASILVESSGKKPITLGKPGRELGDLLVEHYQIVQPSRVLMIGDMLAQDVSFGRQCGFQTLLVLSGGCSREQLLAETDPQRIPDYYADSVADVAQMLGEAPKSRV is encoded by the exons ATG GCCAAACCACAGCACATTTTGCAGCTGAGCGAGGAGCAGCGGAGCAACTTCGTCGACTCCTTCGACCGGGTGATCAGCGACATCGATGGCGTCCTGTGGACCTTGGAGCACAGCGTGCCGCGTGCCGCCGACGGATACGCCGCTCTCGAGCGGATGGGTAAGCAGCTGACCTTTCTGACCAACAACAGCGTTCGCACGTCGGCGCAGTGCGTCAAACTCTTCGACAAGATCGGGATGCAGGTGCGCCCGGAGCAGATTTGGCATCCGGCCCAGTCCATCGTTAGCTATCTGCAGAACATTAAGTTCAATGGGCTCATCTACATCATCGCCAGCCAGTCGTTCAAGACGGTGTTGCGCGAGGCGGGATTCCAGCTCCTGGATGGG CCCAACGAGTTCATCGAGGAGAGCTATGCCAGCCTGGCCGAGCACATCTTTGGCAGGGAGCCGGTGCGCGCCGTCATCATCGACGTGGACTTCAACCTGACATCCCCGAAGATTCTGCGAGCTCACCTGTACCTGCGCCATCCGGAGTGCATGCTCATCCAAGGCGCCACCGATCGCCTGCTGCCGGTGGCCAAGGGAGTGAACATCATCGGTCCGGGAGCCTTCGCCTCCATCCTGGTGGAGTCCAGTGGCAAGAAGCCGATTACGTTGGGCAAACCTGGTCGCGAGTTGGGTGATCTGCTTGTCGAGCACTACCAAATCGTTCAGCCCAGTCGAGTGCTCATGATCGGAGATATGTTGGCCCAGGACGTGAGCTTTGGACGCCAGTGCGGCTTCCAAACGCTGCTCGTGCTTAGCGGCGGATGCAGCAGGGAGCAGCTCCTGGCCGAGACGGATCCGCAGCGCATTCCGGACTACTATGCGGACAGCGTCGCCGATGTGGCCCAGATGCTAGGCGAGGCGCCCAAGTCGCGTGTCTAG
- the LOC117148272 gene encoding 4-nitrophenylphosphatase: protein MSSVKYLKNMTEKERDEFFDSFDLVLCDCDGVVWYPLRDFIPGSAEALAHLTHLGKDVTFVTNNSISSVKEHIEKFEKQGHLTIHEHQIVHPAQTICDHLRSINFEGLIYCLATAPFKEVLVNAGFRLAQESGSGIITSLKDLHEGIFSGESVDAVIIDVDFNLSAAKLMRAHFQLQNPQCLFLAGAADALIPFGKGEIIGPGAFIDVVTQAVGRRPITLGKPGEDLRKLLLERHREIPPSRVLFVGDSLASDIGFARASGYQTLLVLTGGTKLEDVQRLPIDHAQMPDYLADCLGQIATNNPASSNSDSAHSMC, encoded by the exons ATGAGCTCG GTTAAGTATCTAAAGAATATGACTGAAAAGGAACGCGATGAGTTCTTTGACTCATTCGATTTGGTTTTGTGCGATTGCGATG GTGTGGTTTGGTATCCACTGAGGGATTTCATACCCGGTTCCGCCGAGGCATTGGCCCATTTGACCCATCTTGGCAAGGATGTGACCTTCGTGACCAACAACAGCATCAGTTCGGTGAAGGAGCACATCGAGAAGTTTGAGAAACAGGGCCATCTAACGATTCATGAG CATCAAATCGTTCATCCTGCCCAAACCATCTGCGATCACTTGAGGTCCATTAACTTCGAGGGACTCATCTACTGCCTGGCCACGGCGCCATTCAAGGAAGTCCTCGTAAATGCCGGATTTCGTTTGGCCCAAGAG AGTGGTTCGGGAATCATCACGAGTCTGAAGGATTTGCACGAGGGCATTTTCTCGGGCGAATCGGTGGATGCGGTCATCATCGACGTTGACTTCAACCTGTCGGCGGCCAAGTTGATGCGTGCCCATTTCCAGCTCCAAAATCCCCAGTGCCTCTTCCTCGCCGGAGCTGCCGATGCTTTGATTCCATTTGGCAAGGGTGAAATTATAG GACCTGGAGCCTTTATCGATGTGGTGACCCAGGCCGTTGGCCGTCGGCCCATAACCTTGGGCAAGCCGGGCGAGGATCTGCGCAAGCTTCTGCTGGAACGCCATCGGGAAATCCCGCCCAGCCGCGTGCTCTTCGTGGGCGATAGTCTGGCCAGCGACATTGGATTCGCCCGCGCCAGTGGCTACCAGACTCTCCTCGTCCTCACCGGCGGCACAAAGCTGGAGGATGTCCAGCGACTGCCGATTGACCATGCCCAGATGCCCGACTATCTGGCCGATTGCCTGGGCCAGATAGCAACCAATAATCCGGCATCGAGTAACTCTGACTCGGCGCATTCGATGTGTTGA